From Pseudomonas sp. B21-028, one genomic window encodes:
- a CDS encoding cyclic peptide export ABC transporter, which produces MTLFLSLLKRHRTLLSLGLLASLVSAAAGIGLLNEINRLISGAAIMNTLLAAKFLGLLVLLFACGFGSQALLTALGHRVVYELRLQMVKRLLDTSIEQLEKIGEASLYATLSKDIESIGQAFNRLPFVFYNTVLMFGGCLYMAWLSWQLLLICVVGLSLGTWLAHGWFTKMRQLMKHVRETDDRLYAAYQGAIEGRFELALNARRKERFYALDLQPAAEYARRNEVHADRYWTLSLNWTVTLILALAGGLFAAGAWLGLSNGIIAAFVLVLMFLRMPLNDLIGSLPTLVAGNVSLAKIETLAFADYRTEFSTRTGQPHVRQPMLELQGLGYDYPHAGDEYGFRLGPVDLIVAKGEILFIVGGNGSGKSTLAKLLTGLYEPSTGTLRLQGVEITPELRDWYRAHFSTVFSSFYLFERLVGPNGDFDMNLAQAWLERLRMERKVTIDKQGGLSTTRLSQGQRKRLALLVALVEERPILLLDEWAADQDPGFRGFFYQELLPELKAQGKTIIAISHDDRYFSIADRVLKCDGGQLYPFNHAGADVGQLSGQEHCIPV; this is translated from the coding sequence ATGACCCTGTTCTTATCTCTGCTCAAGCGTCACCGTACGTTGTTGAGTCTGGGCCTGCTGGCCAGCCTGGTCAGCGCCGCTGCCGGCATTGGACTGCTCAATGAGATCAATCGCCTGATTTCAGGCGCCGCCATCATGAATACGCTGCTGGCCGCGAAGTTTCTTGGCTTGCTGGTGCTGCTGTTTGCCTGCGGTTTCGGTTCTCAGGCCTTGTTGACCGCGCTGGGCCATCGAGTGGTTTACGAGTTGCGCTTGCAAATGGTCAAGCGCTTGCTGGACACCTCCATCGAACAATTGGAGAAAATCGGCGAAGCCAGTTTGTATGCGACCTTGAGCAAGGACATCGAAAGTATCGGGCAGGCCTTCAACCGCCTGCCATTCGTGTTCTACAACACCGTCCTGATGTTCGGCGGCTGCCTGTACATGGCCTGGCTGTCCTGGCAACTGTTGTTGATTTGCGTCGTCGGCTTGAGCCTGGGAACCTGGTTGGCCCATGGCTGGTTCACCAAGATGCGCCAGTTGATGAAGCACGTACGGGAAACCGACGACCGCTTGTACGCCGCCTATCAGGGCGCGATCGAGGGGCGCTTCGAACTGGCACTCAATGCCCGGCGCAAGGAGCGTTTCTATGCACTGGATCTGCAACCTGCCGCGGAATATGCACGGCGCAATGAAGTGCACGCCGATCGTTACTGGACCTTGAGCCTGAACTGGACGGTGACCCTGATCCTTGCACTGGCCGGTGGATTATTTGCTGCCGGAGCCTGGTTAGGTCTGAGCAATGGCATCATCGCCGCGTTTGTCCTGGTGCTGATGTTTTTGCGCATGCCACTGAATGACCTGATCGGCAGCCTGCCGACCCTGGTGGCGGGCAATGTCTCGCTGGCCAAGATCGAGACCCTGGCCTTTGCCGATTACCGTACCGAGTTCTCGACCCGGACCGGTCAGCCGCATGTCCGGCAGCCAATGCTCGAACTGCAGGGGCTGGGCTATGACTACCCCCATGCTGGCGACGAGTACGGATTCCGTCTGGGACCCGTAGACCTGATTGTCGCGAAGGGCGAGATCCTGTTCATCGTCGGGGGTAACGGCAGCGGCAAGTCGACCCTGGCCAAATTGTTGACCGGGCTGTATGAGCCCAGCACCGGGACCCTGCGGCTGCAAGGCGTGGAAATCACCCCTGAGTTGCGGGACTGGTACCGCGCACATTTCTCCACGGTGTTTTCCAGCTTCTATCTGTTCGAGCGCCTGGTCGGTCCAAACGGTGACTTCGACATGAACCTGGCCCAGGCATGGCTTGAGCGTTTACGTATGGAACGCAAGGTCACGATCGACAAACAAGGTGGCCTTTCCACCACTCGCTTGTCCCAAGGACAGCGCAAGCGACTGGCGCTGCTGGTGGCGTTGGTGGAGGAACGGCCGATCCTTTTGCTTGATGAGTGGGCCGCTGACCAGGATCCCGGTTTCCGTGGGTTTTTCTATCAAGAGCTGCTGCCTGAACTGAAGGCTCAGGGGAAAACCATCATCGCGATCAGTCATGACGATCGTTACTTCTCCATCGCTGATCGGGTCCTCAAATGTGATGGCGGTCAGCTGTATCCGTTCAATCATGCCGGGGCAGATGTCGGACAGCTTTCCGGGCAGGAGCATTGCATTCCTGTTTGA
- a CDS encoding amino acid adenylation domain-containing protein, whose translation MKDFDDALLALLQDDELQLPDSLQRQSGGGPQVLSFAQQRLWFLQRLEPNATAYNLSRAFLFAGTLNISALRLAFEALIKRHGVLRTRFIEVDGEPRQELLEDVVFVMQEREVPGVDRASRHEHLASLLAIEDQSAFILSQAPLLEVKLIRYDEFSHALLLKMHHIVTDAWSNPILVRDLATAYSQAIRGEAPTLPPLPVQYVDYAVWQRRRLHTDVVQADLEYWKNYLGASVPVLELPTDFPRPAQQSQRGQRLRFALDDVQSARIHAFCRDYASTPFVILLAAWQLLLARYSGQQTFAVGVPHGGRSREELEELLGFFVNTLVYRVQLDPQLTGRALCRRLRGESLSALQHAELPFELLLEHLAIERDVSRTPLFQAMFNLSTGAAVNLALPGLEVERVLPTQDSAKFDLTLDVAVRPDGVYCELEYNLDLFSPATAERLAGLYRHLLNGLLTQPDVPVWHLPMLDEVQRLQQLDTWNRTERALLPNQDMLGLFERQVSADPDRCALISGEQQLSYAVLNARANRLAHWLRAAGVVGDQRVGVCLDREADLLVTLLAIQKSGGAYLPIDPGQPAARNADIIEQARPGLVLTREALRGVVGSSARVATLETLADALPALPDTNLALATHPRQLAYTLYTSGSTGRPKGVDIERQAFINFLLGIQEHVQLSDADRLLAVTTLGFDIAGLELFLPLIQGATVVLASREASLDPRALIDLLERHAISVMQATPATWQMLVDHDSLAWKGLRVLCGGEALGSELAERLLARQVRLLNVYGPTETTVWSAVHAVEQVDSAVIPIGQPLANNRLYVLDEFLEPQPVGVAGDLYIGGSGVARGYADRPELTAASFIPNPFVQPHAPGVQAGSRLYRTGDRARYRSDGCLEFLGRSDFQVKLRGFRIEPGEIEAALSALPGVAQAVVVLRRGTGDQDVLVAYLCGDITEVDSAAVGQRLRERLPAYMVPGAFVVLAKLPLNANGKVDRKALPEPLWSAGEAGEEPVGQWQTSLAEIWKEVLGVWPIASDADLFRLGAQSLQLVRIQARIRHQFGCEVALAQLFAHPVLSDMAALIEQACGTPEVDELTAIENLLLAFE comes from the coding sequence ATGAAAGACTTTGATGATGCTTTGCTTGCCTTGCTCCAGGATGACGAATTACAGCTGCCAGACAGCCTCCAAAGGCAGTCAGGTGGTGGGCCACAAGTCCTTTCCTTCGCTCAGCAGCGTCTCTGGTTCCTGCAACGCCTGGAACCGAATGCCACGGCTTACAACCTGTCCCGTGCTTTTCTGTTCGCGGGTACCTTGAATATCTCTGCGTTGCGTCTGGCATTCGAGGCGCTGATCAAGCGACATGGGGTATTGCGCACACGATTTATCGAAGTCGATGGCGAGCCTCGGCAAGAGCTGCTGGAGGATGTGGTGTTCGTCATGCAGGAGCGTGAGGTGCCTGGAGTCGATCGCGCCTCACGGCATGAGCATCTGGCGTCGTTGCTGGCGATTGAGGATCAGTCGGCGTTTATTCTTTCCCAGGCGCCCCTGCTCGAGGTCAAGCTGATTCGCTACGACGAATTCAGCCACGCTCTTCTCTTGAAAATGCATCACATCGTGACTGATGCCTGGTCCAATCCGATACTCGTGCGCGACCTGGCAACGGCGTACAGCCAAGCCATCCGAGGTGAAGCCCCGACGCTGCCCCCATTGCCCGTGCAATATGTGGACTACGCGGTTTGGCAGCGTCGTCGCTTGCACACTGACGTGGTGCAGGCTGATCTTGAGTACTGGAAAAACTATCTCGGCGCGTCGGTACCGGTGTTGGAATTGCCCACCGATTTTCCGCGCCCCGCGCAGCAAAGTCAGCGCGGACAACGGCTTCGGTTCGCACTGGACGATGTACAGTCCGCCCGGATCCACGCGTTCTGTCGCGATTATGCATCGACCCCTTTTGTCATCCTCCTGGCGGCCTGGCAGCTGCTGTTGGCGCGCTATAGCGGCCAACAGACATTTGCCGTGGGCGTTCCCCACGGCGGGCGCAGCCGTGAAGAGCTGGAAGAGTTGCTGGGCTTTTTCGTAAATACGCTGGTTTATCGCGTTCAGCTGGACCCGCAACTGACGGGCCGTGCGCTTTGCCGTCGTTTGCGCGGTGAGTCGCTGTCTGCACTGCAGCACGCCGAACTGCCGTTTGAGTTGCTGCTAGAGCATCTCGCGATCGAGCGTGACGTCAGCCGCACACCGCTGTTCCAGGCGATGTTCAACTTGAGTACGGGGGCGGCAGTCAACCTTGCGTTACCCGGGCTTGAGGTCGAGCGTGTATTGCCGACACAAGACAGTGCCAAATTCGATCTCACCTTGGACGTAGCGGTTCGACCAGACGGGGTGTATTGCGAGCTGGAATACAACCTGGACCTGTTCTCGCCTGCCACCGCCGAGCGTCTCGCCGGACTTTATCGTCACCTCCTGAATGGTTTGTTGACCCAACCAGATGTGCCGGTCTGGCATCTGCCGATGCTTGATGAGGTTCAGCGCTTGCAGCAGCTGGATACCTGGAACCGGACTGAGCGAGCCCTGCTACCGAATCAGGACATGCTGGGCTTGTTCGAGCGTCAGGTCAGTGCCGATCCTGATCGCTGCGCGTTGATCAGCGGCGAGCAACAGTTGAGCTACGCAGTGCTCAACGCCCGTGCCAATCGACTGGCCCATTGGCTCAGAGCTGCCGGTGTTGTCGGGGATCAACGGGTAGGCGTTTGCCTGGATCGCGAAGCTGATTTGCTCGTGACATTGCTTGCCATTCAGAAAAGCGGCGGCGCCTATCTGCCAATCGACCCCGGACAACCAGCGGCACGCAATGCCGATATCATCGAGCAAGCCCGACCGGGCCTGGTGCTGACCCGTGAGGCTCTGCGGGGTGTCGTCGGTTCCTCCGCGCGGGTGGCCACCCTCGAAACGCTGGCCGATGCCTTACCCGCGCTGCCCGATACCAACCTGGCGCTGGCCACTCATCCACGTCAACTGGCCTATACCCTTTACACCTCTGGCTCTACGGGACGACCCAAGGGCGTCGACATTGAACGCCAGGCGTTTATCAATTTTCTGCTGGGCATCCAGGAACATGTGCAACTGAGCGACGCCGATCGGCTCTTGGCGGTGACCACCCTGGGCTTTGATATCGCCGGGCTGGAGCTGTTCCTGCCGCTGATTCAGGGCGCGACGGTGGTGTTGGCCAGTCGTGAAGCCAGCCTGGACCCACGGGCATTGATCGACTTGCTCGAGCGTCACGCCATCAGTGTCATGCAGGCGACACCTGCCACCTGGCAAATGCTGGTCGATCACGATTCACTCGCCTGGAAAGGGCTTCGAGTGCTCTGCGGTGGCGAAGCACTGGGGTCAGAACTGGCCGAACGCCTGCTGGCGCGCCAGGTCAGGCTGCTGAATGTCTATGGTCCCACGGAAACCACAGTATGGTCGGCGGTGCATGCGGTAGAACAGGTGGACAGTGCTGTTATCCCCATCGGCCAGCCCTTGGCCAACAATCGCCTGTATGTCCTGGATGAGTTCCTCGAGCCCCAGCCGGTTGGCGTTGCAGGTGATCTATACATCGGCGGCAGTGGTGTCGCCCGAGGGTATGCCGATCGGCCTGAATTGACCGCCGCGTCATTTATCCCCAATCCATTTGTGCAGCCTCATGCGCCGGGCGTCCAGGCAGGCAGTCGGCTGTACAGGACCGGTGATCGTGCGCGTTATCGCAGTGACGGTTGCCTGGAGTTCCTGGGGCGCAGCGATTTTCAGGTCAAGCTGCGCGGCTTTCGCATCGAGCCAGGTGAGATCGAGGCGGCATTGTCCGCGTTGCCTGGCGTGGCTCAGGCGGTGGTGGTGTTGCGACGCGGCACCGGCGATCAGGACGTTCTGGTGGCGTATCTGTGCGGTGATATCACCGAGGTGGACAGCGCTGCCGTTGGGCAGCGACTGCGTGAACGGCTACCGGCCTACATGGTCCCGGGGGCGTTTGTCGTTCTGGCGAAGCTGCCACTCAATGCCAACGGCAAGGTCGATCGCAAGGCGCTGCCGGAGCCCCTCTGGAGTGCAGGGGAGGCGGGCGAGGAGCCCGTAGGGCAGTGGCAGACAAGCCTCGCCGAAATCTGGAAAGAAGTGCTCGGGGTCTGGCCCATTGCATCCGATGCCGATCTGTTCCGATTGGGCGCCCAATCGCTGCAACTGGTCAGGATTCAGGCACGGATCAGGCACCAGTTTGGTTGTGAGGTCGCACTGGCACAGTTGTTCGCTCACCCGGTGCTCAGTGATATGGCCGCGTTGATCGAGCAAGCCTGCGGTACACCTGAGGTTGATGAACTGACCGCTATTGAAAATCTGTTGCTGGCCTTCGAATAA
- a CDS encoding PepSY domain-containing protein — translation MFDSARQSMLWLHRFIGVGFSGLLLIAFFMGSLAVYDRELDSWMLPQTRLAPTDAPISLDRRVVPHVASLSEGKPLMQWYVELPDARRPLLRFQAWSLEGDGYSRFLAPTGDQVLPEAGSRGGDFFYRLHYTLNITTWSAGARLLGLAAMLGLMALIVGVCIHARLFQDLFTLRVDKSPRRLLDLHNLTGVFALPFHFVIMLTGLLILFPLYLPASVLAVYQQQADQFGAEASAAYRREASGKSGLLASLDQMMEQARLRWGNGEPTFVRVWHPGDANAYVEISRSAGDRLSKDEQTLYFDGASASLLHESRLPAAAGTFKFLAGLHVTHFQQPWLRALYFLAGLSGCVMLGSGLLYWLEKRRLQSANGQWGVASMTLFTSALITGMPLATLAMLVANRWLPVELSARADWEIQVFYGAWLLAIAHAAQAVWRSPQRRAPWAMHCLAISVLAVLAVISNAWSTGDHPWQAIKQGFTAVAGVDLTLLAVALLAASIGWRLRSRAGVVVALGEVKNG, via the coding sequence ATGTTCGACAGTGCTCGTCAGTCCATGCTGTGGCTGCACCGGTTCATCGGGGTCGGTTTTTCCGGGCTGTTATTGATTGCTTTTTTCATGGGCAGCCTGGCAGTGTATGACCGTGAGCTGGACAGCTGGATGCTGCCGCAAACCCGTCTGGCGCCTACCGATGCGCCGATATCCCTGGACCGGCGCGTGGTGCCTCATGTCGCGAGCTTGAGCGAGGGCAAACCGCTCATGCAGTGGTACGTCGAATTGCCCGATGCGCGTCGACCGCTGCTGCGTTTTCAAGCCTGGTCCCTTGAGGGCGATGGCTACAGTCGATTTCTCGCTCCGACGGGTGATCAGGTCTTGCCTGAAGCCGGCAGTCGCGGCGGTGATTTTTTCTATCGACTACATTACACCTTGAACATAACCACCTGGAGCGCCGGTGCCCGCTTGCTCGGTCTGGCGGCCATGTTGGGGTTGATGGCGTTGATTGTCGGCGTTTGCATCCATGCCCGACTGTTCCAGGATCTGTTTACCTTGCGCGTCGACAAGTCGCCAAGGCGCCTACTGGACCTTCATAACCTCACGGGGGTTTTCGCCCTGCCTTTTCATTTCGTCATCATGCTGACCGGCTTGCTGATTCTGTTCCCGCTGTATTTGCCTGCCAGCGTCCTGGCGGTGTATCAGCAGCAGGCCGATCAGTTCGGTGCCGAAGCCAGCGCGGCGTATCGCCGGGAAGCTTCAGGCAAGTCGGGGCTTCTGGCGTCGCTCGATCAGATGATGGAGCAAGCCCGATTGCGCTGGGGTAACGGCGAGCCTACGTTCGTCAGGGTCTGGCACCCGGGGGACGCCAATGCCTACGTTGAGATCAGTCGCTCTGCCGGTGACCGTCTAAGCAAGGATGAGCAGACCTTGTATTTCGACGGTGCCAGCGCCAGCCTGCTGCACGAATCTCGATTGCCTGCCGCCGCCGGGACCTTCAAGTTTCTGGCGGGTTTGCATGTCACACACTTTCAGCAGCCATGGTTGCGCGCCTTGTATTTTCTCGCCGGTTTGAGTGGTTGCGTGATGCTGGGCAGCGGTCTGCTGTACTGGCTGGAGAAGCGCCGCCTGCAAAGCGCCAATGGGCAGTGGGGCGTGGCGTCGATGACGCTGTTTACCAGCGCACTGATCACCGGGATGCCGCTGGCCACCTTGGCCATGCTTGTCGCCAATCGCTGGCTGCCGGTCGAACTGAGCGCGCGAGCCGATTGGGAAATTCAGGTGTTCTACGGAGCCTGGCTGTTGGCGATCGCGCATGCCGCGCAGGCTGTCTGGCGCTCGCCGCAACGGCGTGCGCCGTGGGCTATGCACTGTCTGGCGATCAGTGTGTTGGCGGTGCTGGCGGTGATCTCCAATGCCTGGAGCACCGGTGATCATCCATGGCAAGCCATCAAGCAGGGCTTCACGGCAGTGGCGGGGGTGGACCTGACGTTATTAGCGGTTGCGCTGCTTGCGGCAAGCATTGGCTGGCGTTTGCGTAGTCGCGCCGGCGTAGTGGTTGCGCTCGGTGAGGTGAAGAATGGCTGA
- a CDS encoding DUF3325 family protein — protein sequence MADGLSSLMVLILQGVGLGTLALSQIVHWRKVMVGEPFPGPRALRWAALLALTLGLVLSQAVMGVAMGTVFWFLALVPCSMVVTLLLCWRGSWLRGLGRLFRA from the coding sequence ATGGCTGATGGATTGTCGAGCCTGATGGTGTTGATCTTGCAGGGGGTGGGGCTTGGCACGCTAGCGCTGAGTCAGATCGTTCATTGGCGCAAGGTCATGGTGGGTGAACCATTCCCCGGACCCCGAGCATTGCGCTGGGCTGCGCTACTGGCGTTGACCCTGGGGTTGGTGTTGAGCCAGGCCGTTATGGGTGTCGCCATGGGCACTGTCTTCTGGTTTTTGGCGCTGGTGCCTTGCAGCATGGTCGTGACGCTGCTGCTGTGCTGGCGTGGTTCGTGGCTACGCGGGTTGGGGCGCTTGTTCAGGGCTTGA
- a CDS encoding TonB-dependent siderophore receptor: MQQRGKGRPTAKMGNLLLVPIVSGGMLLTPSAWAEENEARQAPTETTSTMTLPEQSIVGMQTEAPTVSVGTKVPLRFREVPQTINVIGQERIQKQNLYTLEDALGKVGGVTVQRIDASRLSFFSRGFEITSLQLDGTPTTMDNRIFLSPDLAIYDRVEVLKGPSGSLTGAGGPGGSINLVRKRPLTEAAVSAEISAGSWDDYRGMIDVTGPLTDSGNVRGRLVLSDRKQGFYYDGGGKRESNQIYGVVDIDLTPDTVWTIGASNQNTDIQGAQRSLPAYRYTNAAGEAAMSLPDVSRKNFYGADWNRDYFWSTAVFTEVEHQLGDGWKTKLALRHADNNYDLTQAYARNGGGIDPADNLVSMNSIMFDYREKQDEADLYLDGPFNFLGREHKLLVGANYSRSEFASNGGYFSDFLGDVDLNDPQVDFPFPAFPDSDKLPTSVANTRSKAVYGNVRLSLADPLTLVLGGRVTWLDMHRSQHQPTAGSPSEKVGDSVSQKFTPFYGLIYELNDTYSLYGNYAGVFQPQPISNLDINNNIIKPLEGEQYELGIKGEFLDGALNASLAAFQIEEKNRAVPDMNDPNSRAMVASGKARTRGFEAELSGQLTPDWFLTANFTHTYKRYDSPNEQLQTYLPKNMLRVWTLYKLPGELEKWSVQGGVSVVSETFNKLDVPSIDMNGTKLRQGGYALYDAGIGYQITPNLSADLLGTNLADKKYFQRINTFQDGNIYGDPRAVSMTLRAKF; this comes from the coding sequence ATGCAACAACGGGGTAAAGGTCGGCCAACGGCCAAGATGGGGAATCTGCTGTTGGTGCCAATAGTGAGCGGGGGCATGTTGCTCACGCCGTCGGCATGGGCAGAAGAGAACGAAGCCAGGCAGGCGCCAACCGAAACGACGAGCACCATGACGCTGCCCGAGCAGTCGATTGTGGGTATGCAGACCGAAGCGCCCACCGTGTCGGTGGGGACCAAAGTACCGTTGCGTTTTCGCGAAGTGCCGCAGACCATCAACGTGATCGGCCAGGAACGCATCCAGAAGCAGAACCTGTATACCCTCGAGGATGCCCTGGGCAAGGTCGGCGGTGTCACCGTGCAGCGTATCGACGCCAGCCGCTTGAGTTTTTTCTCCCGTGGCTTCGAGATCACCTCGTTGCAGCTGGACGGCACGCCGACCACCATGGACAACCGGATTTTCCTTTCGCCCGATCTGGCGATATATGACCGCGTCGAAGTGCTCAAGGGGCCGTCCGGCAGCCTGACTGGCGCCGGCGGCCCTGGCGGCAGTATCAATCTGGTGCGCAAACGCCCATTGACCGAGGCGGCGGTATCCGCTGAAATCAGTGCCGGGTCCTGGGACGACTATCGGGGCATGATCGACGTCACTGGCCCGTTGACCGACAGCGGCAACGTGCGTGGACGCCTTGTGCTCAGCGATCGCAAGCAAGGTTTCTACTACGACGGTGGCGGTAAACGCGAGTCGAACCAGATCTATGGCGTCGTTGACATTGACCTGACGCCAGACACCGTCTGGACCATCGGTGCAAGCAATCAGAACACCGATATCCAAGGCGCCCAGCGCTCCCTGCCTGCCTATCGCTACACCAATGCCGCCGGTGAAGCCGCCATGTCGCTGCCGGATGTTTCGCGCAAGAATTTCTACGGCGCGGACTGGAACCGCGATTACTTCTGGAGCACCGCGGTGTTCACCGAAGTCGAACACCAGTTGGGTGACGGCTGGAAAACCAAACTGGCCTTGCGTCACGCCGACAACAACTACGACCTGACCCAGGCTTATGCCCGCAATGGCGGAGGGATCGACCCTGCCGATAATCTAGTGTCGATGAACTCGATCATGTTCGATTATCGGGAAAAGCAGGACGAGGCGGACCTGTACCTCGATGGGCCCTTCAACTTCCTCGGTCGTGAACACAAACTGCTGGTAGGCGCCAACTATTCGCGCTCCGAGTTTGCTTCGAACGGTGGTTACTTCTCCGACTTCCTGGGCGATGTCGACCTCAATGATCCGCAGGTGGATTTCCCATTTCCCGCGTTCCCTGATTCGGACAAACTGCCGACCAGCGTGGCCAACACCCGCTCCAAAGCGGTCTATGGCAACGTGCGCCTGAGCCTTGCGGACCCATTGACGCTGGTGCTTGGCGGGCGGGTGACCTGGCTCGATATGCACCGCAGCCAGCATCAACCCACTGCAGGTTCGCCGTCGGAAAAGGTCGGTGATAGCGTTTCGCAAAAGTTCACGCCGTTTTATGGCTTGATCTATGAACTCAACGACACCTACTCGCTGTACGGCAACTACGCCGGGGTGTTCCAGCCGCAGCCCATCAGCAACCTGGACATCAACAACAACATCATCAAGCCGCTTGAGGGCGAGCAGTACGAGCTGGGCATCAAGGGTGAGTTCCTCGACGGTGCTTTGAACGCGTCGCTGGCGGCGTTCCAGATCGAAGAAAAGAACCGTGCGGTGCCGGATATGAACGACCCGAATTCCCGGGCCATGGTCGCCAGCGGCAAGGCCAGAACCCGTGGTTTCGAAGCTGAATTGAGTGGGCAGTTGACGCCGGACTGGTTCCTGACCGCCAATTTCACCCACACCTACAAACGCTATGACAGCCCCAACGAACAGCTGCAGACTTACCTGCCGAAAAACATGTTGCGCGTCTGGACGCTCTACAAGTTGCCAGGCGAGCTGGAAAAATGGAGCGTGCAGGGCGGTGTCAGTGTCGTCAGCGAAACCTTCAACAAACTGGATGTGCCTTCGATCGACATGAACGGCACCAAACTGCGTCAGGGTGGTTATGCCTTGTACGATGCCGGTATCGGGTATCAGATCACGCCGAACCTGTCGGCTGACCTGCTTGGTACCAACCTGGCCGACAAGAAGTATTTCCAGCGTATCAACACCTTCCAGGACGGGAACATCTACGGTGACCCTCGGGCTGTGTCCATGACATTGCGCGCCAAGTTCTGA